AACGGTATACGGTAGCAACTCCTGCGGCGACGGCGCCGTTTCCACAGGATTTGCGGTAGAGGTGAATCCCCTACCTGATGATGCTGGTAGTATTACCGGTCCTTCAAGTATATGCCAGGGAGCTGACGGTGTATCCTTTGAAGTGCCAAAAATTGATCATGCCGATACCTATGTATGGTCTGTACCTTCCGGGGCAACCATTGTCTCGGGCAACGGTACCCGAAGCATCCTGGTGAACTTCAATGAATCCTCTACAGGAGGCATTGTAAAGGTATACGGTAAGAACGGTTGTGGTACGGGAGCCACTTCACCAGGTCATTCCGTGGATGTGAATTCCAAACCCATCATTGATACCGAGACCTATCAGTCGATCTGTTCGGCATCCGATTCACTTATTGCCGATGACCCGGGTTCTGCAAGTATTAACTGGGATCTGATCGACGGACAAGCGACTATAGCCAATCCCAATAGCTTTGAAACGGAGGTAACCGATCTGGGCAATGGCATCAACAACTTTGAAGTCACTCTGACCAGCACCAGTAACGGTTGTGCCGATATAGACACGGTAACAATTGAGAACAACCAGCAGTTTGTCAATGCCGGTGCCGATCAAACCTTGTGCGCAGATTCCTTTAAGTTATCAGGCTCCGAGCCGGATGCCGGTGTAACGGGCACGTGGAGTGTTGAGCAGGGTTCTGCTACCTTTGCCGATGCCAATCAGTACAATACGATGGTAAAAGACTTGGCAAAAGGCGTGAATGTATTGCGATGGACCTTGACGAAGAATGGATGCACCAGCTATGATGAAGTGACCATCATTAATGATTCGCCTACCACGTCCGAGGCTGGAATAGCCCAGGATGTCTGTGCCGATTCTACCTGGCTTGATGCCAATACTCCATCTGTAGGAGGTGGAGAATGGTCCATTGTTCAGGGATTTGTCGATTTCCAGGATAAGACCGATCCGGATACGAAGATTACCAGCATAGCTCGTGGAGAAAACATACTGCGCTGGACCATAACGAATAATGCCTGCAGTTCGCAGGATACGGTAAGAATATCGAACAACCAGGTAGACGTAGAAGCAGGTAATGACCAGGTATTGTGTACCTACAGGACCAACCTGGATGCAACACCTCCTGCTAAAGGTGATGGTGAATGGTCTGTGGTAAAAGGATCTGCTACGTTTGACGACCGTTTCTCACCGACAACAGAGGTTTATCTTGGACTTTCTGATACCACGGTTCTTGCATGGAATGTGTATTATGAAGGGTGCCAGTCTGCGGACAGCATTACCCTTATAAACAATTCACCATCCAATGCTGATGCAGGAGAAAATAAGGATATTTATCAAAATTCCGTTTATCTGGACGCCACAATACCTACTACCGGTACCGGCAAGTGGTCGCTGCTTGAAGGTGCTGGTAACATTCAGGACGTATATGATCCAAAGACCGAGGTAACCGAGCTGGCCTACGGAGAGAACCTTTTCCAATGGAAGGTAACCCATGAAGGCTGTGTATCTATTGATAGCGTAACAATCAATAACAAAACAACCGGTTCGGTTTCTGCCGGTAACGATACCATTATATGTAATGATGAAATAAGGCTTAACGGATCCGAGCCACTTCAGGGCGAGGGAGAATGGTCTGTGGTGACCGGCTCTGCAACCTTCGACGATAAGAGTGCACACAACACCATGGCCCGTAACCTGGCCAGAGGTGAAAATGTCCTGAAATGGACCGTTTATGGAAACGGGGTGGTCTCCGACACGGTAAAGATTACCAACAATTCACCCACGGAAGCAAATGCCGGACCGGATATGGCCTATTGCCGGGATTCAGTCCAGCTTTCCGCTAACAATCCCACTGTAGGTACCGGTGAATGGACCTTAGTAGCTGGGGACGGTACTTTTGGAGATAAGTCAGTTAATAATACCACCATAGAAGGTCTGGGAACAGGGAAGAATACCCTGCGATGGACCATTACCCATAAGAATTGTAAATCGAGTGATGAGGTCATTATCACCAACAATGAACCCACCCAGGCAGATGCCGGTGTGGATCAGACGCTTTGTTCCGATGAGGCTACGCTCTATGGTAATTCGCCTTCCGTAGGTGAAGGATTGTGGACCTTGGTCAGCGGTTCCAATTCTGTGGAATTTCAGGACCAGACTGTAGGAAATACACGGGTTACCAACCTGGGGCATGGTGATAACGTACTGCGTTGGACCATCACCAATGAAAATTGTTCTTCCTCCGATGAAGTAACCATCACCAATGACAATCCTACAGAACCTATTGCTGGTCGCGATAAATCCATCTGCGTGGATTCCTTCCGGATGAATGCCAATGAAGCGGTGATTGGAGACGGTGAATGGAGTGTGATCAGCGGATACGGGGATTTCAATGATCCCAGTGACCATGAAACCAAAGTGAAAAACCTTGCCAAAGGAAATAATATATTGAGATGGACCATTGAGCACAATGGATGTGTATTGTATGACGAGGTGGAGATATCCAATGATCTGATAGAAGCCGATGCTGGCTATGATCAGGAGCTGTGCCAGGACAGTACAGATCTTTCTGCAAACAATCCCGGACAGGGTGAAGGCTATTGGTCGGTGGTTACCGGTTCCGCCGTATTTGAGGATGCTTCTAATCCCAATACCAGCGTGAGTGAGCTGGATCACAGGAATTCCAATGTACTGAAGTGGACCATATCCCATAAGTCTTGTGTCTCTACCGATAAGGTGACCATAGAGAACAAGGACCCCGGCATTGTTTATGCAGGGCAGGATAACGAAGTTTGCGATGACTCATATTATCTGAAAGCCAATCCGAATTATATAGGTGATGGCCATTGGGAAGCCCTTAGCGGAGGAGGCAACATACAGGATGATTCTTCTGCAACCACTTCAGTTACAGATATGGGTCTTGGAGAGAATACTTTCCGGTGGAGAGTCAACAGGGATGGATGCGTCAAGTACGACGATGTGACCATTTACAACAATCTGCCGGTTGAAGCTTATGCAGGAGAAAATGACAGCATTTGCACCACCTCTTATACCATGCACGCCGAGGAACCGCCTTTTGGAGTGGGGCGTTGGACCGTAGTAACAGGATCGGGAGATTTTGAAGAGGCTACAAGGTCTAACACACAGGTATCTAATCTCTCACAGGGTGTCAATACGTTTAAATGGACGGTGTATAACGGCAGTTGCTTTACTTCAGATGAGGTGACCATTGTGGTGAACCGGCCCAATACACCCAGAGCAGGTGCAGATCAGGAGATTTGCGGGGATTCAACAACCATGCAGGGAAATAAGGTTGGTCCCGGGCAAACCGGCACCTGGGAAGTAGTTGAAGGCAGTGGTGAATTTGAAGATCCGCATGACCCGAAAACCAAGGTTACCAATATGAGTCACGGCTCAAATACTTACCGGTGGAATATCAGTTACAGGGGTTGCAACCTCTATGATGAAGTAACCATTGTGAACAATTCACCGACTGAAGCCAATGCCGGTAATAACATCCATGTTTGCGGCGATGAGGTAAGGCTGAATGCCAACGAGCCCAGCATTGGCACGGGTGAATGGAGCCTGGTAAGCGGGGATGCTGACTTCTCTGATAAGACCAATGCGAAATCAAGGGTGACCAACCTGGGCTTCGGGCCAAACACGCTTCGGTGGACTACAACCAACGGAAACTGCACCACTCTGGATGAGGTGATCGTTTATAACGATAAAGCCCAGGTTTATGCCGGTGTGGATCAGGAAGTTTACAGGGATTCGACTACCCTGGTAGCAAATAAACCAACCCGTGGAGAAGGAAAATGGATCATACTGGGTGGTTCGGGCACCTTTGATGATCCCACCAAAGCACAGAGCAGAGTGCGTGATCTGAGCGGAGGTGTGAACACCTTCAGATGGACGATCACCAACAATGGATGTAAAGTTTCGGATGAGGTGAGCATTACCTATTATGTGATGCCTGAGCCGGAAATTGATGTAAATAAGGATAACGGCTGTCCTCCTTTATCAGTACAGTTCTATAACGAATCCATCAAACGTAACAGCGATTTTACCTGGGATTTCGACGATGATAATATCTCCACCCATGAAAATCCGAGGCATACATTTTATGAACCCGGTGAATATACCGTCAAATTGAAGACCAAGGCTCCCGACGGCAGTACGGTTACTGAAGATACCACGATTGTGGTGCATGATGTTCCTGAAGCTCGTTTTGATGTGGCTCCTGAACATCTTTATATTCCCGAACAGCATCTGCAATGTTACGATATGTCAATAGATGCAGACAGGTACCTCTGGCATTTCGGTGATGGAGCAACTTCAGACGAGCCCAGTCCGAAACACATGTACCAGGATACGGGAAATTATAATATCCGTCTTGAAGTGTGGTCCCCCAATGAATGTTATGATGATACCATTATTACTAATGCAGTAGATGTAGACCAAAGCGGGAAGATTAAGTTCCCCTCCGGATTTACACCAAATTCCGATGGGCCTGTAGGTGGGCATTATAATGAAAATTCGAGGGAAAACAATGTATTCCATCCCATTGCCAAGGGGGTGGAAGAATATCACCTTCAGATATTCAACCGCTGGGGTGTGATGGTGTTCGAGTCAGATAAGCTTGATGTTGGCTGGGATGGCTACTATCAGGATAAACTTGCCCAGGAAGGCGTTTATATCTATAAGGTTCAAGGCAGATTCAACAATGGGAACCGATTCGAAAAAGTTGGAGATTTTGTCTTAATAAGGAAGTGACTATGAGTCTAAAAAGAGCAATTGTTATAACAGGTTTGTTGCTGATCAATACAATGATTTTCAGTCAGGATCCGCATTTTTCCCAGTTTTATGCTTCTCCATTATATATGGCTCCATCCTTTGCAGGAGCTTCTGAAAAAACAAGGGTTACATTAAACTACAGAGATCAGTGGCCCAAAATACCCGGCCTATTTGTAACGTATTCATTTGCTGCCGATCATTACCTCAATGATCTGAACAGCGGCCTGGGAGTTTTTTTTATGAGAGACGATGCGGGAGATGGAAAAATCTCCACCACCAATGTGGCCGGAAATTATTCCTATAAGCTGAAGATATCTGACCGCTGGTATTTTCAGCCGGGTCTTAAGTTTTATTATCACCAGTATCAGCTTGATTATTCCAAGGTCGTCTTTAACGACCAACTGGGGTTCGATTATACCAATCCCACTTCTGTAGAGATTACGGAGGATGAAAAGGTTACCTATGTGGATTTTGGAAGTTCCTTAATGTTCTATAACCATAAATATTGGATTGGGGGGATGGTGGATCATCTGATAAAAGCAAATCCTTCATTTCAGGACAATCCCAATTACAAACCTTTGATATATTCTCTCTATGGGGGGCTGCAGATTCCTCTAAAGAAACTGAATTTCAACAGAAGCCGCAATAGTTTGTTTGCTGCTTTTCATTTTAAGTCTCAGCAACAGATCAGGCAGTTCAATCTGGGGGCATATTATCAAAAAGAGGCGTTTATGGTAGGGTTATGGTACAGGGGTATTCCGTTAATACCGAAAACACCCTCCAATGATGCAGTTATTCTCATGTTGGGTTACAGTAGCGACAATTTCAGTATAGGTTACAGCTACGATGCCACCATATCCCGGTTAATTACCAATACAGGCGGAGCGCACGAAATTTCACTTTCCTATACCTTTTCCGGTGAGGATCTTTTTAACAACCAGGAATATACCCCTCCGCCCTGTCCGCAGCTATAAATATTTTGGTGGGTAATTAAATTTCTGTTAAATATTTTTTGGTTTAAAGGAAAATTTATATCATTGCACACTGGAAATTAAAAAAAATGGATATATATTTTATACATACCGCAGTTCACCACCATCATTTTATGAATCCCCTGGCGGATGGAAGGACTGCATGCTGATGTTGAATCAAATGAAAATATTAAGGCCTGTGGAACTTCCGCAGGCCTTTTTTTGTTAAAAACTTGTAATAATGGACAAACTGAAGATTGCACTACAAAAAAAAGGAAGACTAAGCGAGAAATCGCTTGAGTTGATACGCGAATGCGGTATTTCATTGAATAATGGGAGCCGTAAGCTGCTTTCGGTCTCTTCCGATTTTCCCCTGGAGATCATCTATCTTCGTGACGATGACATTCCCAGATATGTAAGCGACGGAGTGGTGGATATTGGTATTGTGGGGGAGAATGTTGTACATGAAGAAGGTGAGCATGTGAATATAGAAGAAAACCTGGGTTTTGCCCGTTGCAGGATGTCTCTGGCAATACCAAAATCTGAGGAGTATCCCGGGGTGAAGTATTTCGAAGGTAAGAAAGTGGCTACTTCTTATCCGAATATACTGAACGATTTTTTTAATAAACAGGGTATCAATGCGGACATCCATGAGATAAGCGGATCGGTTGAAATTGCTCCCGGCATTGGTTTGGCGGATGCCATATTTGATATTGTAAGCACCGGCAGTACTTTGATAAGCAATGGTCTGCGTGAGGTGGAAAGGGTTATGGACTCTCAGGCTGTACTGATCTCCAATCCGGGTATTGATGAGGAGAAAAAGGAACATTTATCCCATCTGCTTTTTCGCATTCGATCGGTGAAAAAGTCGAGGAACAACAAATACATTCTATTAAATGCACCGAACGATAAGCTGGAGGAGATTACCGGCTTGCTTCCCGGGATGAAAAGTCCTACTGTGATGCCATTGGCAGAGGAAGGCTGGAGTTCGGTACATTCTGTATTAAATGAGAGCGAGTTCTGGGAGGTGATCGATAAGCTAAGGGAAAAAGGTGCCCAGGGTATACTGGTAATTCCGATTGAAAAAATGATTATTTAGAGTCTAACCCAAATAAACTGAAAATCCTAATTTCTAAATCCTAAACAAATACAAATGTCAAATCCGGCAGCTGCCGGAGATCAAAACACTTTATTCAAACCTAGTAAAATAGAACCGAAGATTTTCATAAAGTGCGCTTTGGATATGGGTTTGTTTTGAAATTTCTTTGTTTGGTCATTTGAACATTGTTTAGAATTTCGAAATTAGATATTAGAATTTCATTTTCTCTGCCAAAATATGCAAGAAAATAAAAAGTAATGAACTAAAAACAAATAATCCATGAAGATCATTCAGTATCCCGAAAAGCAGGAATGGGATTCCTTGCTGAGTCGTCCTGATCAGGATCAGGAGGAAATACGTAACAGTGTAAGTCAGATACTTGAGGATGTCAAGAAAAACGGGGATGTTGCCCTGCAAAAGTATACCAAAGCATTGGACGGGGTTCAGCTTGACAATATTAAGGTATCCGATGAGGAGATGGATGCAGCCGCCGGTAAACTTGATGATGCTCTTAAAGAAGCAATACGGATGGCTGCTGCCAATATTGAAAAATTTCACGCGGCACAGAAAGGTGAGGAAACAAGTGTGGAGGTTATTCCCGGTTTGAATTGCTGGCAAAAACCCGTACCCATCGATTCGATCGGGATCTATGTACCCGGCGGCAGTGCCCCGTTGTTTTCTTCCGTATTGATGATGGCTTTGCCGGCACGGGTTGCGGGATGTAACAACATCATACTGACTACCCCGCCGGATAAGGAGGGAGGTGTCCATCCTGCCATTCTTTACGCTGCCCGGCAAAGTGGCGTAAATAAGATTTACAAAGTAGGCGGAGCACAGGCTGTTGCCGCTATGGCATACGGTACGGAAAGCATACTCAGGGTAAATAAAATTTTTGGTCCGGGCAACCGTTTTGTAACGCTTGCCAAGCAACTGGTTTCCATGGAAGGGGTAGCCATTGATCTGCCTGCCGGTCCTTCAGAGGTATTGGTTGTAGCGGATGATCAGGCACCACCCCGTTTTATTGCGGCAGACCTGTTGTCTCAGGCTGAACATGGCACTGACAGTCAGGTGTTGTTGTTGAGCGCCAGTGAGAGATTGCTGGAGGATACACGCCGGGAGATCGAAAACATGTTAAAGGAGCTGCCAAGAAAGGATATTGCCGAAAAGGCATTGGAATACAGCAGACTTATCTTGTTAAGCAATATGGATGAGATTATGGATATGGTAAATTGCTACGCGCCGGAACATCTCATACTGGCTACTGAAAATGCCACGGAGCTATCCCGGCAGGTACGCAATTCCGGTTCGGTGTTTATAGGCAATTATACTCCGGAAAGCCTTGGGGATTATACCTCAGGAACGAATCACGTACTGCCCACCAATGGGTATGCTGTCTCCCACAGTGGAGTTAATCTGGATGCCTTTGTGAAAAAAATTACTTTTCAGAGGGCTTCACAAGACGGCCTTGGAAATATCGGTGAAAGCACCATGACAATGGCCCGGGCGGAGGGGCTGGAAGCCCACAGCATGGCAGTTCAGGTTCGAATGGAAAACAAAAGCGGTTGATTATGATTGAAATTAATAACCTGGTCAGGGAAAATGTAAAACAATTGATCCCTTATAGTGCGGCCCGAGAGAAATACCAGGGGGAAGGATATGTGTTCCTTGATGCCAATGAAAATCCTTTTGGGAAATCGCTGAACCGTTACCCCGATCCCTATCAGAAAGCTCTTAAGCAGAAGATTGCAGATCTCAGGGGAGCGGAAACCCGGCAGATATTTATCGGTAACGGCAGCGATGAGATCATTGATCTGGTAATACGGGCTTTCTGCAATCCCGGCAAGGACAATATGATTGTTCCCGAACCTACCTACGGCATGTATGAAGTAGCAGGCAAAATCAATGAGGTGGAAGTTAGGAAACCCCAACTCACCGAAGATTTTCAACCCAACGTGGATGAGATTTTGCGGAATACAGACCCACATACTAAGCTGATTTTTCTTTGCAGCCCCAATAATCCTACAGGAAACCTGCTGGATCCCCAAAAAATCAGGGAGATACTGAGTCGCTTTCAGGGCTTGGTGATCCTCGATGAAGCCTATATTGATTTTTCAGGAGATCCGGGTTTTTTACCGTTGCTCGGACAATATTCCAATCTGGTCATCCTTCAGACATTTTCTAAGGCAAGGGGAATGGCAGGTATCCGGCTGGGGTATGCTTTTGCCATCCCTGAAATCATCGGTATATTGAATAAGATCAAATATCCTTATAATGTGAACCGTGTAACCCAAAAGCTTGCGCTGAGGAAAATCAAAAAGCTCAAGCAACTGGGAAAAAATGTGAAATTGATCAATAAAGAAAAGGAAAAGTTGATTGGTTTTTTTGAAAACCGTAGCTTTGTGGAACATGTATTTCCGTCCGATGCCAATTTTTTGCTTGTGAAAGTCTCTGATCCGGGGGAATTGGTTGAATTCCTTGCAGAGAAAAGGGTGATTATCAGGGATCGGTCGGGTTTACCGCGATGTGAAAGATCGGTGAGGATTACAGTAGGTAAGCCTTCTGAGAACAATCTGTTGATGAAATATTGCCGTAAATTTGAAGAAAACCAAATGGAATGATGAAAAAGTATCTTTTTGTTGACAGGGATGGAACCCTCATACGGGAACCGGAAGATGAACAGGTGGATACCCTGGAGAAAATGGAATTTCTACCCGGTGTATTCAGAAATTTGTATCTGATTACCCATCTGCTCGATTATCGCCTTGTAATGGTTTCCAACCAGGACGGATTGGGTACGGCTTCCTACCCTGAAAAAGATTTTCAGCTTATACAGAATAAGCTTTTAAAGACATTAAAAAATGAAGACATTCAATTTGAAGAGGTTTTAATAGATCCCTCCTTGCCTAAGGACAATTCACCCAACAGAAAGCCCAATACGGGGATGGTAAGGCCGTACCTTCAGGGAGATTTTGACAGAGAGGCTTCATTTGTTATAGGCGACCGGGATACGGACATCATACTGGCCCGGAATATGGGTTTGCAGGGAATTAAGATTGATGAAGAGGAACGGTTTGTACCTGATGAACTCTCTGATTTTTGCGCCCTGGTGGCAAAAAGCTGGGATGAGATTTTTGACTATTTGAGAAAATACTTTAGGACAGCGAAAATTCAAAGACAAACAGATGAAACTTCCATAAGTGGCTCATTGTCTCTTGATGGCACAGGGCATTCGGATATTCAGACAGGCCTGGGCTTTTTTAATCACATGCTTGATCAGTTGGTCAGGCACGGGAAGATGGATCTGAAACTGAATGTAAAAGGCGATCTGGATGTGGATGCACATCATACCATCGAAGATACCGGTTTGGCTCTTGGGGGAGCACTTTCCAGGGCTATTGGGAACAAAAAAGGCATGGAGAGGTATGGTTTTTCTCTCCCTATGGATGAAAGCCTTGCCAATTGTGTGCTTGATTTTTCTGGCAGGGGCCATCTGGAATGGGAGGTTGAATTGAACCGGGAGCGGATTGGAGAGGTTCCCACTGAAATGTTTGAGCATTTCTTTGATTCTTTTGCCCGTGAAGCCGGATGTACCATCCATATCAGCGCCAAAGGCAAAAATGAGCATCATAAAATTGAAGCAGTTTTTAAGTCATTTGCAAGAGCGCTTAAAATGGCTGTTAAACAGGATGTAAATGATGTAACTCTACCGACGACAAAAGGAAAACTATAAATGAAAACAGTGATCATTAAGTACAATGCCGGCAATATACGCTCGGTGGATTTTGCCCTGAAAAGATTGCATCAGGAAGCTGAAATAACCGATGACCATGAAAAGATAAAAAAGGCCGACCGGGTGATTTTTCCGGGGGTAGGAGAAGCGAAAAGCACCATGGATTATTTGGCTGAAAGGGGGCTTGATAAATTAATAATGAGCCTTGAACAGCCGGTTTTGGCTATTTGTCTTGGAATGCAACTTTTATGCGAAAGTTCCGAGGAACGAAATGCCAGGACGTTGGGCTTAATTGATACAACAGTGAAGCGATTTCAGGGGAACATCAAAGTGCCGCATATGGGATGGAACAGGATATTCGGTTTAAAATCCTCCCTTTTCGAGGGAATAGAGGAAGGTGCTTTTGTTTATTTTGTTCATAGTTACTATGTGCCCATGACAGATTATACCATTGCCAAGAGTTACCATTCCAGGCACTTTAGTGCTGCAGTGCGTAAAGACAATTTTTTCGCCGTGCAGTTTCACCCTGAAAAAAGCGGACCCATCGGCGAAAAGATCCTGACCAACTTTTTAAATGGGTCGTGATAAACGAATTAACCTGAATACAAGTTCTAAATGACCATTAATGACAAGTAATAACCACAAATGACTGTAAAGCTTATCCGGCTTTTGACGAATGACTATCAATGACAACGTAATGACTATAAATGANNNNNNNNNNNNNNNNNNNNNNNNNNNNNNNNNNNNNNNNNNNNNNNNNNNNNNNNNNNNNNNNNNNNNNNNNNNNNNNNNNNNNNNNNNNNNNNNNNNNNNNATCCCATCCATCGATCTGATGCAGGGGAAATGCGTGAGGCTTAAGCAGGGTCAGTTCGATCAGCAGACAGAATATCCCCACGATCCGGTTGAACTGGCCAGGCTCTATATGGATAAAGGTTTCAGGCGGCTCCATATTGTCGATCTGGAAGGCGCAAAGAAGAAAAAACTGATGCATCTGGAGACCCTGGGTAAGCTGCGGAAGGAAACAAATCTGGTCATTGATTATGGGGGAGGGATCCGTACCAGGCATGATGTTGAAGAAGTGCTGAAGGCTGGTGCTGATTATGCTACCATAGGATCACTGGCCGTGCGCGAACCCTCCAAGGTCAAAAGCTGGATGGCTGAAACCGGAGCTGAAAAATTCATTATTGCTGCAGACCTCAGGGAAGATAAAGTGGCTGTGGATGCCTGGACAAGCGGTTCCAATCTGAAGGTAGATGAATTGATAGGCTGGTACCTGCCGGTTGGGCTTAAGGAAATCCTCTGTACGGATATAAACAGGGATGGAATGCTGGAAGGAGTGAATGCGGAGCTTTATAAAAGACTGAAAGAGGCTTTTCCCGGGATTGGAATCATTGCCAGTGGCGGTGTTGCTTCTTTGGAGGATCTCCGGCTGCTGGATCAGTATAAAGTAGATGCTGCAGTAATAGGCAAGGCCCTTTATGAAGGTTGGCTTGATCTTGACGAATTAAGTGAGTTTGGCCTTCAGGATTAGTTTTGTAAACGGATAGTAATTTGAAAAAAAGAAATTATGCTGGCTAAACGAATCATTCCCTGTTTGGATGTTAAAGAGGGCAAAACCGTCAAAGGTATCCGGTTTAAAGAGATAAAAGATGTGGGCGATCCTGTTGAGCTGGGAGAATTGTATTCCAGGGAAGGAGCCGACGAATTGGTGTATCTGGATATTACGGCTTCACATGAAAAAAGAAAAACGCTGCCTCAATTGGTGCGTCGGATCGCTGAGAACCTTAACATTCCCTTCAC
The DNA window shown above is from Bacteroidales bacterium and carries:
- the hisH gene encoding imidazole glycerol phosphate synthase subunit HisH, giving the protein MKTVIIKYNAGNIRSVDFALKRLHQEAEITDDHEKIKKADRVIFPGVGEAKSTMDYLAERGLDKLIMSLEQPVLAICLGMQLLCESSEERNARTLGLIDTTVKRFQGNIKVPHMGWNRIFGLKSSLFEGIEEGAFVYFVHSYYVPMTDYTIAKSYHSRHFSAAVRKDNFFAVQFHPEKSGPIGEKILTNFLNGS
- a CDS encoding PorP/SprF family type IX secretion system membrane protein, whose amino-acid sequence is MSLKRAIVITGLLLINTMIFSQDPHFSQFYASPLYMAPSFAGASEKTRVTLNYRDQWPKIPGLFVTYSFAADHYLNDLNSGLGVFFMRDDAGDGKISTTNVAGNYSYKLKISDRWYFQPGLKFYYHQYQLDYSKVVFNDQLGFDYTNPTSVEITEDEKVTYVDFGSSLMFYNHKYWIGGMVDHLIKANPSFQDNPNYKPLIYSLYGGLQIPLKKLNFNRSRNSLFAAFHFKSQQQIRQFNLGAYYQKEAFMVGLWYRGIPLIPKTPSNDAVILMLGYSSDNFSIGYSYDATISRLITNTGGAHEISLSYTFSGEDLFNNQEYTPPPCPQL
- the hisC gene encoding histidinol-phosphate transaminase; amino-acid sequence: MIEINNLVRENVKQLIPYSAAREKYQGEGYVFLDANENPFGKSLNRYPDPYQKALKQKIADLRGAETRQIFIGNGSDEIIDLVIRAFCNPGKDNMIVPEPTYGMYEVAGKINEVEVRKPQLTEDFQPNVDEILRNTDPHTKLIFLCSPNNPTGNLLDPQKIREILSRFQGLVILDEAYIDFSGDPGFLPLLGQYSNLVILQTFSKARGMAGIRLGYAFAIPEIIGILNKIKYPYNVNRVTQKLALRKIKKLKQLGKNVKLINKEKEKLIGFFENRSFVEHVFPSDANFLLVKVSDPGELVEFLAEKRVIIRDRSGLPRCERSVRITVGKPSENNLLMKYCRKFEENQME
- the hisD gene encoding histidinol dehydrogenase, with the translated sequence MKIIQYPEKQEWDSLLSRPDQDQEEIRNSVSQILEDVKKNGDVALQKYTKALDGVQLDNIKVSDEEMDAAAGKLDDALKEAIRMAAANIEKFHAAQKGEETSVEVIPGLNCWQKPVPIDSIGIYVPGGSAPLFSSVLMMALPARVAGCNNIILTTPPDKEGGVHPAILYAARQSGVNKIYKVGGAQAVAAMAYGTESILRVNKIFGPGNRFVTLAKQLVSMEGVAIDLPAGPSEVLVVADDQAPPRFIAADLLSQAEHGTDSQVLLLSASERLLEDTRREIENMLKELPRKDIAEKALEYSRLILLSNMDEIMDMVNCYAPEHLILATENATELSRQVRNSGSVFIGNYTPESLGDYTSGTNHVLPTNGYAVSHSGVNLDAFVKKITFQRASQDGLGNIGESTMTMARAEGLEAHSMAVQVRMENKSG
- a CDS encoding ATP phosphoribosyltransferase, whose translation is MDKLKIALQKKGRLSEKSLELIRECGISLNNGSRKLLSVSSDFPLEIIYLRDDDIPRYVSDGVVDIGIVGENVVHEEGEHVNIEENLGFARCRMSLAIPKSEEYPGVKYFEGKKVATSYPNILNDFFNKQGINADIHEISGSVEIAPGIGLADAIFDIVSTGSTLISNGLREVERVMDSQAVLISNPGIDEEKKEHLSHLLFRIRSVKKSRNNKYILLNAPNDKLEEITGLLPGMKSPTVMPLAEEGWSSVHSVLNESEFWEVIDKLREKGAQGILVIPIEKMII
- the hisB gene encoding bifunctional histidinol-phosphatase/imidazoleglycerol-phosphate dehydratase HisB, with protein sequence MKKYLFVDRDGTLIREPEDEQVDTLEKMEFLPGVFRNLYLITHLLDYRLVMVSNQDGLGTASYPEKDFQLIQNKLLKTLKNEDIQFEEVLIDPSLPKDNSPNRKPNTGMVRPYLQGDFDREASFVIGDRDTDIILARNMGLQGIKIDEEERFVPDELSDFCALVAKSWDEIFDYLRKYFRTAKIQRQTDETSISGSLSLDGTGHSDIQTGLGFFNHMLDQLVRHGKMDLKLNVKGDLDVDAHHTIEDTGLALGGALSRAIGNKKGMERYGFSLPMDESLANCVLDFSGRGHLEWEVELNRERIGEVPTEMFEHFFDSFAREAGCTIHISAKGKNEHHKIEAVFKSFARALKMAVKQDVNDVTLPTTKGKL
- the hisA gene encoding 1-(5-phosphoribosyl)-5-[(5-phosphoribosylamino)methylideneamino]imidazole-4-carboxamide isomerase; protein product: IPSIDLMQGKCVRLKQGQFDQQTEYPHDPVELARLYMDKGFRRLHIVDLEGAKKKKLMHLETLGKLRKETNLVIDYGGGIRTRHDVEEVLKAGADYATIGSLAVREPSKVKSWMAETGAEKFIIAADLREDKVAVDAWTSGSNLKVDELIGWYLPVGLKEILCTDINRDGMLEGVNAELYKRLKEAFPGIGIIASGGVASLEDLRLLDQYKVDAAVIGKALYEGWLDLDELSEFGLQD